The following are encoded together in the Astyanax mexicanus isolate ESR-SI-001 chromosome 8, AstMex3_surface, whole genome shotgun sequence genome:
- the b3gat3 gene encoding galactosylgalactosylxylosylprotein 3-beta-glucuronosyltransferase 3 translates to MKLKLKTVFLLYFMVSLMGLVYALMQLGQRCDCREHDLPKDRTISQLRGQLHKLQEQMKKSEPTKASKKTNLPTIYVITPTYARLVQKAELTRLSQTFLHVSQLHWIVVEDSAHKTPLVRDFLAASGLTYTHLHMLTPKDRKLQEGDPSWLKPRGAEQRNEGLRWLREMAAAAGGRGTPIENAVVYFADDDNTYSLQLFEEMRQTEKVSVWPVGLVGGMKFERPVVENGKVVRFHTGWRPSRPFPIDMAGFAVSLKLVLANPEARFDGDAQMGFLESSFLQNMVTMEELEPKADMCNKVLVWHTRTEKPKMKREDALVKQGLGSDPNVEV, encoded by the exons ATGAAGCTCAAACTGAAGACCGTGTTCCTGCTCTACTTCATGGTGTCTCTGATGGGCCTCGTCTATGCACTGATGCAGTTAG GACAGCGCTGTGACTGCCGGGAACACGACTTGCCTAAAGATCGTACCATCTCTCAGCTGAGGGGGCAGCTGCACAAGTTACAGGAACAGATGAAAAAATCTGAACCAACAAAAGCTTCCAAGAAAACAAATCTGCCTACCATATATGTCATAACGCCTACCTATGCAAG ACTGGTGCAGAAGGCTGAGCTTACTCGCTTGTCTCAGACGTTCCTTCATGTTTCTCAGCTCCACTGGATCGTAGTGGAGGATTCTGCACACAAGACACCTTTAGTCAGGGACTTTCTGGCTGCGTCCGGCCTGACGTACACACACCTCCACATGCTGACTCCGAAAGATAGGAAACTCCAGGAGGGTGACCCCAGCTGGCTGAAGCCACGAGGAGCTGAGCAGAGGAATGAGGGCTTGCGCTGGCTGAGGGAGATGGCTGCTGCAGCTGGGGGGAGGGGGACGCCCATTGAAAATGCTGTTGTGTATTTTGCAGATGATGACAACACCTACAGTCTGCAGCTCTTTGAGGAG ATGCGTCAGACAGAGAAGGTCTCCGTCTGGCCGGTGGGTCTAGTAGGTGGAATGAAGTTTGAGCGGCCTGTAGTGGAGAACGGTAAGGTGGTTCGGTTTCACACTGGCTGGCGTCCCAGTCGCCCCTTCCCCATCGACATGGCCGGCTTTGCTGTCTCCTTGAAACTTGTTTTGGCCAATCCTGAGGCTCGGTTTGATGGTGATGCTCAGATGGGCTTCCTGGAAAGCAGCTTCCTTCAAAACATGGTTACCATGGAGGAACTTGAGCCCAAAGCAGACATGTGCAATAAG GTGCTGGTGTGGCACACTCGTACTGAAAAGCCAAAGATGAAGAGGGAGGATGCTCTCGTAAAGCAGGGGTTAGGATCAGATCCCAACGTGGAAGTGTGA
- the naa40 gene encoding N-alpha-acetyltransferase 40 isoform X1: protein MGRKSNRAKEKKQRRLEERAAMDAVCAKVDAANKLDDPLAAFPVFKKYDRNGLNLEIECKRVATLSPITVEWAYELTRSNMQTLYEQSEWGWKEREKREEMKDERAWYLLARDTDSTPVAFSHFRFDVECGDEVLYCYEVQLESKVRRKGLGKFLIQILQLIANSTQMKKVMLTVFKHNHGAYQFFREALQFEIDDTSPSMSGCCGDDCSYEILSRRTKYGEASGHAHAGGHCGGCCH, encoded by the exons ATGGGG CGAAAGTCAAACAGAGCAAAAGAGAAGAAACAGAGAAGGCTTGAAGAAAGGGCAGCCATGGATGCGGTGTGCGCTAAAGTGGATGCGGCCAATAAG CTTGATGACCCTCTGGCTGCTTTTCCAGTGTTCAAAAAGTATGACAGAAATGG GTTAAATCTGGAGATTGAGTGTAAGAGAGTGGCTACGCTCTCTCCCATCACTGTGGAGTGGGCCTATGAGCTGACCAGATCCAACATGCAGACCCT ATATGAACAGAGCGAATGGGGCTGGAAGGagcgagagaagagagaggagatgAAGGACGAGAGGGCGTGGTACCTCCTGGCCCGTGATACCGACTCCACTCCGGTTGCTTTCTCTCATTTTCGGTTCGATGTTGAATGTGGTGATGAGGTGTTATATTG CTATGAAGTCCAATTGGAGAGCAAGGTCAGACGGAAAGGCTTGGGGAAGTTTCTTATCCAAATTCTACAGCTCATTGCCAACAG CACACAGATGAAGAAGGTCATGTTGACGGTATTTAAACACAACCATGGGGCCTACCAGTTCTTTAGGGAGGCTTTACA ATTCGAGATTGACGACACTTCGCCCAGTATGTCTGGTTGCTGCGGTGACGACTGTTCCTATGAGATTCTGAGTCGACGAACAAAATACGGCGAGGCCTCGGGTCACGCACATGCAGGCGGCCACTGTGGAGGCTGCTGCCATTAG
- the naa40 gene encoding N-alpha-acetyltransferase 40 isoform X2 — MDAVCAKVDAANKLDDPLAAFPVFKKYDRNGLNLEIECKRVATLSPITVEWAYELTRSNMQTLYEQSEWGWKEREKREEMKDERAWYLLARDTDSTPVAFSHFRFDVECGDEVLYCYEVQLESKVRRKGLGKFLIQILQLIANSTQMKKVMLTVFKHNHGAYQFFREALQFEIDDTSPSMSGCCGDDCSYEILSRRTKYGEASGHAHAGGHCGGCCH; from the exons ATGGATGCGGTGTGCGCTAAAGTGGATGCGGCCAATAAG CTTGATGACCCTCTGGCTGCTTTTCCAGTGTTCAAAAAGTATGACAGAAATGG GTTAAATCTGGAGATTGAGTGTAAGAGAGTGGCTACGCTCTCTCCCATCACTGTGGAGTGGGCCTATGAGCTGACCAGATCCAACATGCAGACCCT ATATGAACAGAGCGAATGGGGCTGGAAGGagcgagagaagagagaggagatgAAGGACGAGAGGGCGTGGTACCTCCTGGCCCGTGATACCGACTCCACTCCGGTTGCTTTCTCTCATTTTCGGTTCGATGTTGAATGTGGTGATGAGGTGTTATATTG CTATGAAGTCCAATTGGAGAGCAAGGTCAGACGGAAAGGCTTGGGGAAGTTTCTTATCCAAATTCTACAGCTCATTGCCAACAG CACACAGATGAAGAAGGTCATGTTGACGGTATTTAAACACAACCATGGGGCCTACCAGTTCTTTAGGGAGGCTTTACA ATTCGAGATTGACGACACTTCGCCCAGTATGTCTGGTTGCTGCGGTGACGACTGTTCCTATGAGATTCTGAGTCGACGAACAAAATACGGCGAGGCCTCGGGTCACGCACATGCAGGCGGCCACTGTGGAGGCTGCTGCCATTAG